The region TCGTCCGGGCTGAGGTCTGGTGCAGGGGTCAGGATGCCGACCCGACATGCGACACGTGCTACGTGCCCAGTCCGGTCGGGGCTCATGTCCGGGCTCCGTGGATGGGTGTCGTGGCAGCGAGCAGGCCGAGCCCGAGGAGGATCCCGAGCACGCCCATCTGACCGACGCCGACCAGCACCAACGCGGCGACGGCCACCAGGGCCGGCATCCGGAGGAGATCGTGAGGGCTCCCCGTCCGCAGGGCGATCAGGAGTCCGACGGCGGCGCCCAGCAGCACGACGCCGAGGAGCGGCAGCACGTGGGAGCGGAGCACGCCGACCGCGATCAGAACGCTCGCCAGGGCGACGGCGGCCAGGCGGCGGGCGGTCAGGACGCCTCGACCGGCCGCCGGCAACAGTCCCGGACGGTGAGCCGTCCGACCGTCGCCGGGATCACGAGGTTCCACCACAGCCGCCCACTTTCGTCCGGAGGGCGACAGCGTCGCCCTCCGGACCTGCAAGGTGCCTGACCGGCTAGTTCTCGCTGTCCCCCTCGATGACGACGACCTGGTAGGCGTCGTCGAGGCGGACGTCCACCGTGGAGCCGTCGGGCTTGGTCACCTCGACCTCGTACGTCGCGCCGTTCTCGTTGTCCGACTCCACGCTGTTGGCGGTCCCGCCACCGGTCGCGGCGAGCGCCGCCTTGGTGGCCGCGTCGGCCTGCTCCTGGGTGTACCGGTGGCTGGCCGGGCCGTCGTCGCCGCTCGTCGCAACGGCGACACCGCCGGCGCTGACGGCCCCGACGACCGCGATCCCTGCCGCGGCGATCACTACACGCTTGCGCATCGTTCTCTCCTCTCGTTGGTGTCCCACCACCGTGCGCCGCTCTCGCTGAAGCCAGCCTGAAGGTCGTCGGGTCGTGCGCGTTCAGCCGGCCTTCAGCGCGCCTTCAGCGACGAGGTGCCAGGGTGGTCGGCGTGCGGATCCTGGTGGTCGAGGACGACAAGCAGCTGGCGGCCGGCCTGCGTCGTGGGCTCGAGGCCGAGGGGTACGCCTTCGACGTCGCGCTCGACGGGACCGAGGGCGAGTGGTTCGCGCAGGAGCAGACGTACGACGCGATGGTGGTCGACGTGATGCTCCCCGGGCTTGCCGGGGACGTGCTCTGCGCCAGGCGTCGCGAGGCGGGTGACTGGACCCCGATCCTGATGCTCACCGCCCGGTCGGGCCCGGAGCAGGAGAGTCGGGCACTCGACGCCGGTGCCGACGACTTCCTCGCCAAGCCCTTCTCGTTCATGGTCCTGACGGCACGGCTGCGCGCGCTGGTGCGTCGCGGGACTCGCGAGCGACCCACGATCCTCCAGGTGGGCGACCTCCGTCTCGATCCGGCGACCCACCGGGTCTCGCGCGGCGAGACCGAGGTGGCGTTGACCCCACGGCAGTTCGCCCTGCTGGAGTACCTGATGCGCCATGCCGGAGAGGTGGTGTCGAAGACGGCGATCCTGGAGCACGTGTGGGACTTCGCCTACGACGGCCACCCCAACATCGTCGAGGTCTACGTCCGCCAGCTGCGCCAGCGCATCGACGAGCCGTTCGCGCTCCGGTCGCTCCAGACCGTTCGTCTGGTCGGCTACCGACTGGCGGCCGACGGCGGCGGCGCCGGCAAGGCGGACCCGTGACCCGTCGCCTCGGCCTGCGCGCGCGGGCGACCCTGCTCGGCACCCTGCTCTTCACCCTGGTGCTGGTGATCGGCTCGATGCTGCTCCTGTCGACGCTCGAGGCGCGACTCACGGCGTCGTCCGACCAACTGTCGCGCACGCGGCTGGCGGACCTGCTCGACCAGGCCGGCAGCGACGAGCTGCCGACCACGCTCCGCACCGTCGACGACAACGGCATGGCGCAGGTGGTCGGCCCCTCAGGCGACGTGCTCGCGGCCACCCCCAACCTCGCGGGTCGCGGAGCGGTGGCCGACCTCCCGGCCGGGACGACGCCCCGGCTACGGACGTTCCGAGCACCCGACGACCAGGAGTACGAGACGTACCGGGTCTGGTACGCCACCGGGTCCAGCCCGCACGGGCCGGTCACGGCGTACGTGGGGAGCAGTCTCGAGTCGGTGGCCGAGGCCTCGACCGCACTACGCCGGGCGTTGACCGTGGGCGTGCCTCTCGTGGCACTGGCGCTCGGCGTCGTGATCTGGCTGCTCCTCGGCCGGGCGCTCGGACGGCTGGACCGCATCCGAGCCGAGGTGGACCGGATCTCCGCGGAGAACCTGCACACCCGGGTGGCCGGTGACGGCGTGGCCGACGAGGTCGGCCGTCTGGCCGCGACCATGAACGCGATGCTGGGGCGGCTCGACGCTTCCGCGCAGCACCAGCGCGACTTCGTCGCCGACGTCTCCCACGATCTGCAGAGCCCGCTCGCCGCGCAGCGCGTCGCCCTCGAGCTCGCCCTCGCCCGGCCCGAGGACATCGACACCGACCGGCTGCGCGCGGACGTCCTCGGACCGACGAGCGACATGGAACGGCTGGTGCGTGACCTCCTCGTGCTGGCCACGATCGATGCGGACACGGTCGCTCGGCCGGCCCCGCTCGACCTCGACGCGCTCGTCCTGGAGGAGGCCGTCCGCGCCCGGACCGGCACCGGCGTACGGATCCGCACGGACCAGGTCTCCGCGGCGCCGGCGCTGGCGGACCCCGACGACGTACGGCGGATCGTCCGCAACCTGCTGGAGAACGCGGTGACCCACGCGGCAACAGAGGTCGTCCTGATTGTCGACGTCGACGACCACCAGGCCCGCCTCGACGTCGTCGACGACGGTCCGGGCGTCCCCGGACGAGCGCGAGCGGGTGTTCGACCGGTTCCACCGGGCGGAGCGGGTGCGACCGCGTGGCGGGGGCAGCGGGCTCGGCCTGCCCATCGCGCGCGGCCTGGCCGAACGCAACGACGGACGCCTCGACCTGGCCGACCTGCCCGGAGGAGCCTGCTTCGTGCTCCGGCTCCCGACCGTCCCCGCCTGACCGCGGGTCAGGCCCGCGGCACGGTGAGCACGAACCTCGCGCCGGTGTCCGCTGCGGCAACCTGCACCGAGCCACCCATCGACCGCGCGACCCGCTGCGCGATGCCGAGGCCGAGTCCGGTCCCACCGCGCGAGGACGCACCGACGTCGAAGAGCGTCTCCCGCACCCCCGGGTCCACCCCGGGCCCGTCGTCGGAGACCGAGATCTCCACCGCACGGGTGGTGTCGACGGCGGCCAGCGTGACGGTCGTGCGAGCGTGCGCGACGGCGTTGTCGACGATCGGAGCGAGGGCGCGCACGACCAGCTCCCGCGGACCGGCCATCCGTCCGGTCGAGTCATCGGTGGCGTCGACGAACACGAGCCCGGGCGGCACCATGGCCCGGACGGCGCCGACGACGTCGACGACGTGCGACGTCGAGCCGGTGCCCGAGGCGTTGTCGCGGGCGACGTCGACCAGGGTCGTGATGACGTCCGACATGGCGCGGGCGGACGTGGCGATCTGCTCGAGCTCGACCCGGGTCTCGGCGTCGTCGACGCCGCGGAGCAGGGCGAGGTCGGCGCTCCCCTGGATCGCGGTGAGGGGGGTGCGCAGCTCGTGGGCGAGCTCGGAGGTGAGGCGCTGCTCGGAGCGGATCGCCATCGACACCCGGTCGAGCAGGCCGTCGAGGGTCGCCCCGAGCTGGGCGAGCTCGTTGTCGGGACCGTCGAGGTCGAACCGGTGGCTGAGGTCGTGCTCGCTCCAGTCGGTCGCCCGCTCCGCCATCCGCGCGACCGGGGTGAGCGCCTGGGTCGTGACCCGACTCGCGATCGCCGCCGACACCGCGATCACCAGGACGCCGATGCCGATGGTGGCGACGAGCGCGTACATCTCGGAGCGCTCGTACGGCGTCGTCGCCTGGCTCACGACGACGACGCCGGACTGCCCCGCCTGGTTGGTGAACGGCACGGCCCGCAGCCGCAGCTCCTCGTCGGCGTCGACGTTGCGGGCCGAGGTCGTGGTGCCCAGGTCGTCGGCCGCGTCCCGGGCCCGGTGCTCGATCGAGCCCGCCACGAGCCGGCCCTTGTCGTCGTAGACCCGCACCCCCGGGTCGAGCAGCTCCTCCGGCACGCTGACGGTCGCGCTGCCGCTGTCGGAGTTGGCGTCCACGATCGCGACCACCGCGGCGGCCCGGTCCTGGAGGACCCGGTCGATGTCACGCTTGGCGGTGTAGGCGAGCAGGATCTGGACCCCGACGCCGACACAGATCATCACCGCCGTCATCAGCAGGACCGTCGACAGCACGATCTGGCCCCGGAAGGACCGAGGAGCGAACCGCCGCAGCCCGCCCCGCAGGACGCTCGGGCGGATCCGGCTCCACGGCTGCTCGCTCACTTCAGCGTGAACCCTACGCCGCGCACGGTCTGCAGCTTGAGCGGCGAACCGACCACGGTGAGCTTGGTGCGGATCCTGCGGACGTAGGAGTCGACGGTGTTCTCGCTGACCATCGCGCCGTCGGGCCAGGCAGCGGCGACGACGGCCCGGCGGCGGACGACCTCACCGGGTCGCGAGGTGATCGCGGCCAGCATCCGGAACTCCGTCGGGGTGAGCAGCACCTCGCGGTCGTCGCACACCAGCGCGTGCCGTGCGGGGTCCAGCACCAGGTCCCCGGGCGCGTCGGCGACGACGATCCGTCCCCGCTTCGCCAGGGCCTCGACCCGCGCGATCAGCTCCTTCACGTCGAACGGCTTCGGCAGGTAGTCGTCCGCGCCCGCACTGAAGCCGGCCAGCCGGTCGTGCACCGCGCCGAGGGCGGTCAGGAAGATGACCGGCGCCGGCTGGCCGGCGGACCGCAGCGCCTGGCAGACGTCGCGACCGTCGGCGTCCGGCAGCCCGATGTCGAGCACGATCACGTCGATCGCGTCGTCGGCGGCGAACAGCCGGATCGCCTCGCGACCGTCGTACGCCGCGACCGCGGTGTGGCCCGCGTGGTCGAGGGCGGCCAGGACGATCCGCCGGATCGCCGGGTCGTCCTCGCAGAGGCCGATCTTCGCCATGGGTGCGCTTCCTTCCGCGCTCCCGACCGCCGGGGGCGCGAGCCCATCGTGGGCTGCCGAACCTGCAAAGTACCTGACCCCCGCCGCCCGGGAGGCTGGTCAGGTCGGTGGCAGGTCGATCGACGGACCGTGGGCACCATGCCCGTCCTCGACCGCGTCGCCCCGCGCCCCGTCCGGCGGTCACGGTGGACGAGCGGGCAGCTCGTGGTCGCGTACCTCGCCGTCGCGGTCGCCGTCGTCCGCCTGCCGTTCCTGGCCCTGCCGCTGTCCCCGGACGAGGGTGGGTACCTCCTCGTCGCGTCGCAGTGGGATCCCGGAGCCTCGACGTACGGCGCGTACTTCGTCGACCGCCCGCCGGTGCTGATCGGGCTCTTCGGACTCGCCGACGAGCTGGGCGGCACGATCCCCCTCCGGCTGCTGGCACTGGTCGCCGTGGCCGGCTCCGTCCTGCTGGCCGGCCGGCTGGGCGGCTGGCCGGCGGCCGCGACGGCCGCGGTCTTCCTCTCGACGCCGCTCTTCGACGCCATGCAGGTCGACGGCGAGCTGCTGGCCGTGCCCTTCGTCCTCGGGGGTCTCGCCCTGCTGGTGCGGTCGTTGCGGACGACGTCACCGCAGTCGGCGTACGCCGGCAGCGCCGCCGCAGGTGCCCTCGCCGCGTGCGCCGTGCTGGTGAAGCAGAACCTGCTCGACGTCTTCGTCGTCGCCGCCATCCTGCTCGCCACCCTCGCCGTCCGGGGCCGGTGGCGCGACGCCGTCCGGCGGACCGGTGCGTTCGCCGCCGGCACCCTGGTCGCGGTCGGCTTCGCCCTGCTCGTCTCCGCGACCCGCGGGACCGGCCCGGCGGCCCTGTGGGACGCGATGGTGACGTTCCGCGCCCAGGCCGCCGAGGTGATCCACACATCGGCCAACTCCGCGACCCCGGACCGTCTCCACACCCTGGTCGTGGTGCTGCTCGTCAGCGGTGCTCCCGTGGTCGCGCTGGTCGCGCTCGGCGGCCTGCGCCGGCCCGAGACCGGACCCGACCTCCGCTGGGCGGCCCTCGCCCTGATCGCGTGGGAGCTCGTCGGCGCAGCGCTCGGCGGCAGCTACTGGCTGCACTACCTGCTGGCCCTGGTCCCGGGGTTGGTGCTCCTCACGGCGGCCAGCCGTCCGACGCGACCGTTGAGGTGGGGACTGGTGCTCGCCGGGGCGAGCACGACCGTGGCGCTGGTCGGGTTCACGCTGTCGCCCCCGAGTCCGGGGGCCGACCAGGCGGTCTCGGCGTACCTGCGCAGCCACTCCATCGCCGGGGACACCGTCGTGGTGGCGTTCGGGCACCCGAACGTCGTCCACGACTCCGGCCTCGGCTCGCCGTACGAGCAGCTGTGGAGCCTGCCCGTCCGGGTCCGCGATCCCCGGCTGCGCGAGTTCGCCCGGGTGATCGGCGGTGCCGACGCGCCCCGCTGGGTCGTCGTGTCGGGTGGGTCGCTGGCCACCTGGGGCGTGGACTCCACGGCTGCGCAGGTCGTCCTGGACCGGCACTACCGGCAGGTGACGAGCGACGGCGACTGGCACGTCTTCGAGCGCCGCTGATCCGACGGCGCCGCGGACGGCCTCGTGACGGTCAGGTTGCTGGCAGGACCGCCGGACCACTGTGCGAAGCATGGACCTGATCGTCATCCCGACCTACCAAGAGGCCGCCACCGTCACCGGGCTGGTCGACCGCATCCTCGGCGTCGCCGACCTGGCCTCGTTCCACGTGCTCGTCGTCGACGACGCGAGCCCGGACGGCACGGCCGACATCGTCCGCGCCCACCCGGCGTACGGCGACCGGCTGCTGCTCCTCCGGCGTGCGGGCAAGGACGGCCTCGGCACCGCGTACCGCGACGGCTTCGCCTGGGCCGAGCAGCACGGGTACGCCGTCGTCGTGCAGATGGATGCCGACGGCTCGCACCCGCCGGAGTCCGTGCCGGACCTGGTCGACGCGCTCCGCGAGGCCGACGTCGCGATCGGGTCCCGCTACGTGCCCGGTGGTCGGACCGTGAACTGGCCCTGGCGCCGGCGGCTCGTCTCGCGCGCCGGCAACCTGTACGTCCAGTTCCTCCTCGGGCTGCCGGTGCGGGACGCGACGGCCGGGTTCCGGGCCTACCGGCCGGGGGTCCTCGCGGCGATCGCGCCCGATGGCACCGAGGCATCCGGCTACTCGTTCCAGATCGAGACCACCTGGCGGGCGACCCGGTCGGGGCTGCGCCTGGTCGAGGTGCCGATCACGTTCGTCGAGCGCCAGCAGGGCAGCTCGAAGATGACGACCTCGATCGCCGTCGAGGCGCTGTGGCGGGTCTTCGCCTGGCGCTTCCTCTCGCCGCCGGCCGCTCCGGTCCGCGCACGCGTTCAGGTTGTCGGCAGCCAGAGCACGAGACGTTGACGCCATGACCCAGCACGCAACCATCGCCGGCACCGGCGCACGACAGATGCTCAACAAGGTCCCCGAGGTCACCATCTGGTTCTGGGTGATCAAGATCCTCTGCACGACCGTCGGCGAGAGCTTCGCCGACTGGATCAACATGACCCTCGGCGTCGGCCTCGTGAACACCGCCATCCTCTTCACCGTCATCTTCGCGGTGGTGCTCGCGATCCAGATGACCCTGCGGCGGTACGTGCCGGTCGCCTACTGGCTGACCGTGGTCGTCGTGAGCGTGACCGGCACGCTCTACACCGACATCCTCACCGACCAGCTCGGCGTACCCCTGTGGATCAGCACCACCGTCTTCTCGGTGCTGCTCGCCGCGGTCTTCGGCGTCTGGTACCTCCGCGAGCGCACGCTGTCGATCCACTCCATCGTCACCCTCCCCCGCGAGGCGTTCTACTGGCTCGCCGTCCTCGTCACCTTCGCGCTCGGTACGGCCACCGGCGACTGGACGCTCGAGCTGACCGGATGGGGCCCGAGCAAGGCGGTCATCCTGCCGGCCGCACTGATCGCCATCGTCACGCTGATCTGGCGGCTCGGCGCCAACGAGGTCCTGACCTTCTGGCTCGCCTACATCCTGACCCGGCCGCTCGGCGCCAACATCGGCGACTGGCTGGCCACGCCGTCGAGCGAGAAGGGGCTGGGCCTCGGGACGCTGGTCACCAGCATCATCTTCCTGGGCGCCATCCTCGCGACCGTCGTCTACCTGTCGATCTCGCGGGCCGACGTGATCGAGCAGCACGAGGAGGCACGGCCGACCGGGCGCTACGTGAGGCCGCATCGGCAGCGTCCCCTGCTGGCCGCCCTCGGGGTCGTGGCCGTCGCCACCGTCGCCCTGCTGGCGTGGGCGAACGCCCAGCCGCACCAGAGCGCCCTCGCCGACGAGGGCCCTGCCCCCAGCTGCTCCGGGTCCCCGATCGGCCAGGCCGAGGCCACCAAGCAGGTCGCCGCGAAGTTCCCGGCCGCCTCGGTGCAGAACTACCGCACGATCGCGCAGGACACCTTGAAGCTGGTGGACTCCGGCGACCAGGCCGGCGCCGCCAAGCGGGTGACCGACCTGGAGACCGCGTGGGACGACGACCAGGGCTCGCTGCAGCCGAAGGACTGTCAGGCGTGGGCCTTCGTGGACCAGCAGATCGACCCGGTCCTGTCGGCCGTCCGCGCCTCCAGCCCGGACACTGGCACCGAGGACAAGGCGATCCAGGCACTGCTCGTCACGCTCGGGTAGCACCCGCTCGGTCCTGCGGCCCTCGACCAGCTCCGGCTGGTCGAGGGCCGTCGGCGTCGTCAGACAGGCAGGCCCCGGACGCCGGTCGTGCGGCGGGACCAGGCGAGCACCTCCGCGCGGCCGTAGAGACGGCCGGTGCGACGGAGCGCGGCATCCCAGTCGTGGGCGATGGGGGTGCTCCGGTTGTGGTCGCGGATCGCCGCGCGCAGCCCCGGGTCGGTGACGACGCGGGCCATCGCGGCGATCATCTCGCGGTCGTCGGCCCCCAGCAGTCCCTCGCGGCCGTGCCGCACGAACTCGCCGAGGCCCGACTGCGCCGACCCGACGACGGGCAGGCCCAGCGCCCGGGCTTCGAGCGCCGCGATGCCGAACGACTCGAGCTCGGCCGGCGCCACGAAGCAGTCGGCGCGCAGCAGCCGGTCACGCACGCCCGCGCGGTCGAGGCGACCGGGCAGGTCGACCCACCCGTCCATGCGGTGGCGTCGGACGAAGCGCTCGAACGCCGGCCGCTGCGGACCGTCGCCGACGACGACGGCGCGGAACGCGACGTCGTCGGGGACGACCTCGCGCAGCCGCAGCAGCATCCGGGCGAGCGGGAGCGCCCGCTTGGTCCGGGTGAACCGCATGACGCTCAGCAGGGTGGGTCCGGAGGCCGTGGTCGCCGTGCCGGACGGGTACGCCGCGGGGTGCCACACGACCGGGTCGACCGCGTTCGGGAGCACCGCCACCTCGATGCCCGGCCCGAGCATCTCTCGGAGGGGCCGTGCCGCCGCCTCGCTCACGGCGGACCACTGCAGGGGCCAACGGCGCAGCTGCAGGAGGGACTGCGCGGCCGCGGGCAGCGGGCCGAGGCGGCTCCACAGGGAGTGGACGGTGACCAGGGTCGGCAGCCCGGCGCGACTGGCGTGGCGGGCGGCGAGCGTCGCGAAGGGGGAGAGCACCGAGACGTGCACGTGGACGCAGTCCGGCCGGAGCTCGGCGAGCATCGAGCGGAGCTCGGCGTCGGCGACGACGAGGGAGCGGTTCGGGTCGTGCTCGTCGCGACCAGGACGACGACCGGCCCGGTGGACCCACCCGGGGTCGGCCGTGCCCTCCGCGCCGGACAGGGTGATCACCCGGGCATCGATCCCGGCCGCACGCTGATGGCCGACGAGGTCGCTGACGTGCACCTCGATCCCGCCGAGGCGCGGGAGGTAGCAGTCGGTCACGTGCAGGACGCGCATCAGCCCACGGCGATCGCGGGGGCCCGGCGTACGGATCGGTGGTGCGCCACCATCCAGCCGGCGAGCGTGAGTCCTCCGACCGGGATCTCGAGGCCGAACGTCAGGGCCCGGTAGAGCAGGACGCCGAGAGCGACGCCCACTGATGAGCCGGGGAAGGCGAGCAGGGCGGCGGCGAGACCGACCTCGACGACCCCGGCGCCGCCCGGAGTGAGGCCGGCGAGGGTCAGCAGGCGCTCAACGGCGAACCCGGCCAGCACCGCGGCGACGCCCACCCCGGCTCCGGTCGCGGTCAGGCAGCCGAGCAGGAGCGCGAAGAGGCAGGCGGTGTAGAGGACCATCCCGAGGCTGAGCCGCCGCCAGCTGGTGCGTACGACGGCGCTCGTGCCGGCCTGGAGCGCCACCAGGGCGGCGCGGCACGACCGGCCGCGGAGCCACCGCCCGAGCACGCGGTCGCCGAGACCGCCCGCGCGATCCGCCGCTGCCGGCGACGCCAAGGTCGCCAGTCCGGTCGCGGCCACCACGGCCAGGACCAGCGCCGCCGCGAGCCCCGCGTAGGCGAACGAGCCGGCGACTCCGGGCGCGGCGACGAGCAGCACCGGCATGACCAGCGCCGGGAGCAGGAACTTGGCCAGGACGTCCCAGATGTTCGTGACGACCGTGTAGCTGCCGATCGCGGTGCCCGAGTGTCCCCACGTCCGCGCCATCCGGTAGTTGAGCGCGATGCCGGCGGCGCCACCGAGCGGCAGCACGTTGGCAACGGCGCTCCCGGTCAGGCTGAGCGTCAGCGCCCGCCGGTGGGTCAGTCCCGGCATCGCCCCGGTCAGGGTGACCGTGTGCGCGAGCAGGCCGACGAGCCACAGCACGACGAGTCCGGCGAGCCAGGCCATCGGGACGTGGGCCGCGGCCGGCGCGAGCTGCGTCCACGTGACCCCGGTGACGGTGGGCAGCGTGAGCGCGGTGAGCGCGATCCCGACGACCACGCTGACCGTGAACCTCAGCCGCCCGACCCAGCGCCGGCGTACCGCCGGCGACGAAGGCGGGCCAGGAACGGCCCGGGTCGCAGCCGAGGACCCCTGCTCGTCCGTGAGGAACGTTGTCACTCGTGCAGCGTCGCCAGCGCGACCTGCACGCCACCTGACCGCCTGTGACCGCCTGAGCCCGGACCCCGGGTCAGGTTGCGTGCAGGTTGCCTGCGCGAGGGTCGACCCCATGACCTCGCGGAACGGCTGGCTGCTCCGGCTCGGCGCGCTGGTCGTCGTGTTCGGCGTC is a window of Nocardioides conyzicola DNA encoding:
- a CDS encoding PepSY domain-containing protein, giving the protein MRKRVVIAAAGIAVVGAVSAGGVAVATSGDDGPASHRYTQEQADAATKAALAATGGGTANSVESDNENGATYEVEVTKPDGSTVDVRLDDAYQVVVIEGDSEN
- a CDS encoding response regulator transcription factor, which produces MRILVVEDDKQLAAGLRRGLEAEGYAFDVALDGTEGEWFAQEQTYDAMVVDVMLPGLAGDVLCARRREAGDWTPILMLTARSGPEQESRALDAGADDFLAKPFSFMVLTARLRALVRRGTRERPTILQVGDLRLDPATHRVSRGETEVALTPRQFALLEYLMRHAGEVVSKTAILEHVWDFAYDGHPNIVEVYVRQLRQRIDEPFALRSLQTVRLVGYRLAADGGGAGKADP
- a CDS encoding HAMP domain-containing sensor histidine kinase — encoded protein: MSEQPWSRIRPSVLRGGLRRFAPRSFRGQIVLSTVLLMTAVMICVGVGVQILLAYTAKRDIDRVLQDRAAAVVAIVDANSDSGSATVSVPEELLDPGVRVYDDKGRLVAGSIEHRARDAADDLGTTTSARNVDADEELRLRAVPFTNQAGQSGVVVVSQATTPYERSEMYALVATIGIGVLVIAVSAAIASRVTTQALTPVARMAERATDWSEHDLSHRFDLDGPDNELAQLGATLDGLLDRVSMAIRSEQRLTSELAHELRTPLTAIQGSADLALLRGVDDAETRVELEQIATSARAMSDVITTLVDVARDNASGTGSTSHVVDVVGAVRAMVPPGLVFVDATDDSTGRMAGPRELVVRALAPIVDNAVAHARTTVTLAAVDTTRAVEISVSDDGPGVDPGVRETLFDVGASSRGGTGLGLGIAQRVARSMGGSVQVAAADTGARFVLTVPRA
- a CDS encoding response regulator transcription factor encodes the protein MAKIGLCEDDPAIRRIVLAALDHAGHTAVAAYDGREAIRLFAADDAIDVIVLDIGLPDADGRDVCQALRSAGQPAPVIFLTALGAVHDRLAGFSAGADDYLPKPFDVKELIARVEALAKRGRIVVADAPGDLVLDPARHALVCDDREVLLTPTEFRMLAAITSRPGEVVRRRAVVAAAWPDGAMVSENTVDSYVRRIRTKLTVVGSPLKLQTVRGVGFTLK
- a CDS encoding polyprenol monophosphomannose synthase; amino-acid sequence: MDLIVIPTYQEAATVTGLVDRILGVADLASFHVLVVDDASPDGTADIVRAHPAYGDRLLLLRRAGKDGLGTAYRDGFAWAEQHGYAVVVQMDADGSHPPESVPDLVDALREADVAIGSRYVPGGRTVNWPWRRRLVSRAGNLYVQFLLGLPVRDATAGFRAYRPGVLAAIAPDGTEASGYSFQIETTWRATRSGLRLVEVPITFVERQQGSSKMTTSIAVEALWRVFAWRFLSPPAAPVRARVQVVGSQSTRR
- a CDS encoding glycosyltransferase family 4 protein gives rise to the protein MRVLHVTDCYLPRLGGIEVHVSDLVGHQRAAGIDARVITLSGAEGTADPGWVHRAGRRPGRDEHDPNRSLVVADAELRSMLAELRPDCVHVHVSVLSPFATLAARHASRAGLPTLVTVHSLWSRLGPLPAAAQSLLQLRRWPLQWSAVSEAAARPLREMLGPGIEVAVLPNAVDPVVWHPAAYPSGTATTASGPTLLSVMRFTRTKRALPLARMLLRLREVVPDDVAFRAVVVGDGPQRPAFERFVRRHRMDGWVDLPGRLDRAGVRDRLLRADCFVAPAELESFGIAALEARALGLPVVGSAQSGLGEFVRHGREGLLGADDREMIAAMARVVTDPGLRAAIRDHNRSTPIAHDWDAALRRTGRLYGRAEVLAWSRRTTGVRGLPV
- a CDS encoding lysylphosphatidylglycerol synthase transmembrane domain-containing protein, with product MTTFLTDEQGSSAATRAVPGPPSSPAVRRRWVGRLRFTVSVVVGIALTALTLPTVTGVTWTQLAPAAAHVPMAWLAGLVVLWLVGLLAHTVTLTGAMPGLTHRRALTLSLTGSAVANVLPLGGAAGIALNYRMARTWGHSGTAIGSYTVVTNIWDVLAKFLLPALVMPVLLVAAPGVAGSFAYAGLAAALVLAVVAATGLATLASPAAADRAGGLGDRVLGRWLRGRSCRAALVALQAGTSAVVRTSWRRLSLGMVLYTACLFALLLGCLTATGAGVGVAAVLAGFAVERLLTLAGLTPGGAGVVEVGLAAALLAFPGSSVGVALGVLLYRALTFGLEIPVGGLTLAGWMVAHHRSVRRAPAIAVG